TTGCAGGCCTTCCAGGTGAATTCGGCGAGCGCCTTCTTGGCGGCCGGAAAGGCCACCTTGGTCGCGCTTTCGAATTTCTCCATCAAGGACGCGTCGCGATCCTGTTCCAGCAGGCCGCCGATCACATGCTTGTAGACCTTGCGATCCTGGGCCTTTCCAAAAGCGGCGATCTCCAGGATGCGGATGTCCTTGCTCTTGGCCTTCAGGAATTCCAAGGCGTCCGGATCGAATCCGGGTGCCAGGAGGATTTCCACGAAGCGTCCCTTCAGGACTTCCGCCGTGGCCAGGTCCACCTTGCGGGTCAGGGCGATCACCGATCCGAACGCGGACACGGGATCTCCCGCCCAGCCCGCCACCAAGGCGTCCTTGAGCGTGGCGCCGGTGGAGTATCCGCACGGGTTCAGGTGCTTGATCACCACGGCGGCGGGGGAGTCGGCCAGCTCGCGCGCGGCTTCCAGGGCGGCGTCGGCGTCGACAATGTTGTTGTAGGAGAGTTCCTTGCCGTGGAGCTGGCGCGCATTGCCCAAGGATGGCTCGCCGGCCTGGACGGTGGCGCTTTCCAGGAAGAACGTGGCCTTCTGGTGGTTGTTCTCGCCGTAGCGCAGAATCTGTCCGGATCCGAACCGCAGGTCGATCCGTTCCTCCGAAAGCACCTTGCTGGCCAGATGGCGTTCGATCGCGCTGTCGTAGCGGCTGGTGGTGGCGTAGACCTTGATCGCCAATTTCTGGCGAGTGGTCAGGCTCGTGTCGCCGGATGCCTGGAATTCGGCGAGCACCGCGGCGTAATCGGCCGGGTCGCAGACCACCGTCACGCGCTCGTGGTTCTTCGCCGCCGAACGGAGCATGGAGGGGCCGCCGATGTCGATGTTCTCGATGGCTTCTTCCAGGCCGGCGCCGCGCGCCACGGTCGCCTCGAACGGGTAGAGGTTCACCACCACCAGGTCGATGGGTGCGATCCCGTGCAGGTCCATCTGGGCCTTGTGGTCGGCAAGTTGCGGACGCCCCAGGAGTCCACCGTGCACCTTCGGATGCAAGGTCTTGACCCGTCCTTCCAGGATTTCGGGATGGCCCGTGAGTTCGTCGATGGCCGTGGCGGACAACCCCGCCTCCTTCAAGGCCTTCAGGGTCCCGCCGGTGGAAACGAGCTTCCAGCCCAGGCTGGAAAGTCCCTTGGCGAATTCGACCAGGCCGGTCTTGTCGGATACGGAAAGCAGTGCGATGCGGCTCATGCGAGTCCTCTTGGAGGTGATGCGTTGTGGTTTTGCAGAGTCGGAAAGATAGTTGGATCGGTTTCAGGCGATCCAGCCACCCCACGTGCTTCTACCACGTCTCCGAAGAATGCGATAATCCCGGGGATGACAGTCTGGAAGACGATGAAGGAGTTTTGTTCGCGTCGACGAGGTCTTGCGATCGTGTCGATCGGCGTGGGTTACGGGGTGTTGCTCGGCTTGGCCTTCTGGGTGGGTTGGCGGCTGTGCCAAGCCCGTCCGGCGATCGCGCCCTGGGTTTCCCTGTTCTTGGCGGCAGGCTCGGCTCTGGGCGTGACCATCGCGTTCCGATCGATCTTCGGACATCGCCTGGAGTTGGAGCGGGTGCTGGAAAGCCAACGGGAGGTTCTTCGCGAAAAGGAACAGCGGTTGGAGTGGGCGCTGGCCGCGACAGGCGATGGCGTGTGGGATTGGAAAATCCAATCCGGAAGCATCCACCACAACCATCAATGGTGCAGGATCCTGGGACTGGACGATCGCTTCCTGGAGCATGCACTCGATACCTTCGAACAGCAGATCCACCCGGAAGACAAGCCATCGGTGATGGAACGGATTCGCAGGAGCCTGGAAACCGGCGAGCCCTACGCCAGTGAACACCGGATGCTGCGGGCGGACGGGAACGCCATCCATGTGGTCGATCGCGGCAACATCGTGGAACGAAACGAGCGAGGGGAGCCCACACGGATGGTGGGCTCGATGGTGGACGTCACCGAGCGGAAGTTGGCGGAGGAGGAGCTTCGCGAGACGAACATCATCCTCGAGGAGCAGACCGCCCGCGCCAGCACCCTGGCCGCCGAAGCCGAGTTCGCCTCCGTGTCAAAAAGCGATTTTCTGGCCAACATGAGCCACGAGATCCGCACTCCCATGAACGGGGTCATCGGGATGGCCGGATTGCTCCTGGACACCCAGCTGGATCCCCTCCAGCGCAAGTACGCGGAAATCGTACGCCAAAGCGGGGAATCCCTCCTG
This DNA window, taken from Fibrobacterota bacterium, encodes the following:
- the purH gene encoding bifunctional phosphoribosylaminoimidazolecarboxamide formyltransferase/IMP cyclohydrolase, encoding MSRIALLSVSDKTGLVEFAKGLSSLGWKLVSTGGTLKALKEAGLSATAIDELTGHPEILEGRVKTLHPKVHGGLLGRPQLADHKAQMDLHGIAPIDLVVVNLYPFEATVARGAGLEEAIENIDIGGPSMLRSAAKNHERVTVVCDPADYAAVLAEFQASGDTSLTTRQKLAIKVYATTSRYDSAIERHLASKVLSEERIDLRFGSGQILRYGENNHQKATFFLESATVQAGEPSLGNARQLHGKELSYNNIVDADAALEAARELADSPAAVVIKHLNPCGYSTGATLKDALVAGWAGDPVSAFGSVIALTRKVDLATAEVLKGRFVEILLAPGFDPDALEFLKAKSKDIRILEIAAFGKAQDRKVYKHVIGGLLEQDRDASLMEKFESATKVAFPAAKKALAEFTWKACKHLKSNSIAIGCEYAPGQFTLVGAGMGQPNRIDSNQKLAQPRVKDWLSREMPGADVPATISEMVLCSDAFFPFPDNVEAAHEFGLKYIVQPGGSLRDADSVAKCDELGIAMAFTGMRHFRH